A segment of the Nostoc sp. TCL26-01 genome:
TGGGGTGGGGGAGATGCTATTTGCATTGCCTGATCTAGGCGCAGGAAAACCGCTTCTATATAACCATCTTTAGCGGCATCTGACCATCTGAGGTCAACTTTATAGGGGAATTCTGCTCCTAGTTGCCAGAGATGCTCTGGATCAATTCCTGGTGCAACTGTCTGAAGCTTGGCTTGTAAGTCGCCGACAGTCGCTAGATTTTGGTCTTGTTGCAACCAGGCTAAAGCTTGCACTTCTGTTTGAAGGCGGGCGTTAGGAATTCTGTTGAGGCAATAATATTCGGGTTTTGTTGTCTCCAGAATGCGCCGCAATTCCGTGATAGTTAACTGTTCATCTAGCCAATCATGCCAAGTTGGCTGATTGTTAATTTTTTCTGGCGTTCCTATGTACAAAAAGACATCATAGTGAAACTGGGTGGTTTCATTCCATAAATTACCCCGACGCAGTTGGAACTCCATATGCCCAATTTCCGGAATCTGCTGTTTCAGGGCATAAAAGAAACCGGGATCAACAACGAGTTCGTCTTCGTTTTTGACGCGATTCTCGACAATTGTCTGGAATTTGTCGATGAGCATGGAAGCAGGCGATCGCTTGAGTTGATCCATTGCATGATAAGTTGGCAATAATCCATAGCTTTGGACATCACCGACATAAATCCAACCACCTGTTTTTACCGCCTTTGCCGCCTTTTCTAAGACTTGCTGTAAATAACCCGCATCGGGGAAATACTGGACAACTGAGTTGATAATTACCGTATCGAAGGAATCAGGTTCAATTCCTTGGAAATCATCAGCACTTCTGTGATCTAGAACAACTTCTGGTAAATTTTTGGTGGATGATTGTAGTTGCTTTTGTAATGCTTGGATGGCTGGGGCTGCATAGTCTGTTCCCAAGTAATATGTGCATTGGGGGGCAACTTCCAGTAAAATTTGTCCTGTCCCACAGCCGATTTCCATCACGCGACTGGGTTTGAGAGCCAAAATTCTCGCTACAGTTTGCTCTAACCATTCTTGGACTTGTGCTTCAAAGTTATCTTGATTAGTTAACTGTTTAATAATTGCGGCATCGCTTAAAGTCTGGTTTTGCAGAGATTCTGGTGTAGCATTCTTTAAAGCTGATTCATAGAGTAAATCCCATCTTTGATTCCAGTCTTGAATATGTGCATCGCCTAGTAACTCAAGTTCAGCTGCTTGTTTAGCCACCAAGTAGCCAACTAAAGTTTTCTCATCGGGAATATCTTCTCTAACGACAACCACCGCTTCTTTCACCGCCGGATGTTGGGCCATTGTCGCTTCAATCTCACCCAATTCAATCCGAAAACCCCGGACTTTGACTTGATAATCAATCCGTCCTAAGTACTCAATTTCTCCATTAGGTAAATAGCGAGTCAAGTCTCCAGTCTTGTATAACCGGGATTGGGGATCAGTGCTGAAGGGATTGGGGATAAATCTCTCGCTAGTTAAATCAGGGCGATTTAAATACCCCCTTGCCAATCCTGCACCACCGATATACAACTCACCAGGGATACCAACAGGAACGGGTTGCAAATGAGCATCTAAAATATAGGTCTGAGTATTAGCGATGGGATGACCAATGTTGATTGGTTGATCTGTTGGGACAACTTGACAACCTGTAGCCCAAATGGTGGTTTCTGTCGGCCCGTAGAGGTTCCACAACACTTTACCCATCGGTAACAGTTGGTTTGCTAAGTCTCTGGGTAAAGCTTCACCCGTGGAAATCATCTTCAATTGGGGGCTACCTTGCCAGCCTGCGGCTAGTAGCAGTCGCCAAGTAATTGGCGTAGGCTGCATGAAGGTAACACTGTGGGTATTGAGCAATTTTAGGAGTTGATTGCCATCAGCAGCTTCTGCTCGACTGGCTAACACCAATTTTGCCCCAGTGATCAGGGGAAGGAAAACTTCGGAAACGGCGATGTCGAAGGATAAGCTGGTGACGGAAAGCAGTGTATCTTCAGCTGTTAATCCTGGTGCTTGCTGGATGCTGTGGAGGAGATTTACCGCACTGCGATGCTCGATTTGCACCCCTTTCGGTTGACCTGTGGAACCTGATGTGTAGATGAGGTAGGCGAGGTTGTCAGGGGTGACATCAGATGTGGGGTTGGGCAATTCCTCTGTTGTGGTTTGCCAGTCACTATCGAGGCAAATCGTCTGGGCTTGATGCTGGGGTAGGGTGGCTTGGAGATGGGTTTGTGTCAATAGTATTGATACTTGCGCATCTTGCAGCATGAACGCTAAACGTTCTGGGGGGTAGGTGTAATCTAAGGGTAGGTAGGCTCCCCCGGCTTTAAGGATGGCTAAGACTCCTATGACCATTTCCACAGAGCGTTCCACACATAACCCCACTAGTACCTCTGGTTTCACACCCAAGGTTTGCAGATGATGCGCCAGTTGATTCGCTCGGTGATTCAGTTCGCGGTAGGTTAGTTGTTGGTCAGCAAAGATAATGGCGATCGCTTCTGGTGTTTTCTCAACTTGGGCAGCAAATAGTTGATGAATGCAAAGATCCTGGGAATAAGTCTTGGTGGTATTGTTCCAGTCGGCTAGTAACTGTTGCTCAAATGCTGGCAGGAGGGGTAAGGAGGCGATGGTTTGATTGGGGTTGGCTACTATCCCCGATAACAAGGTTTCCAACTCTGCCAAGCGGCGGCGGATGGTGTCAGCTGCAAATAAGTTGGTATTGTATTGGCACTCTAGGGTGAGTTGTCCACGTAATTCGGTGGCATTGATAAATATCTCAAAGTTTTCAAAGGAACGGGGATTGGAGAAAAATTCTACCTCCAAGCCTGCGAAGGGGAGTTTATCACTTGCTAACCCTTGATCGATATTGAAGATAATCGGCACTAAGGGAATACGGCTAGCATCCCGTGGTAATGATAGTTTTCTTACCAGACTGCCAAAGGTAAACTGCTGGTGATCGTAGGCATCCAACACAGGCGATCGCCTAGCTTGCAGGTAGTCACTAAAGGATTGTTCACTATTAACATGACTCCGCAATGGTAATAAATTTACGCAATGACCTACAAGATTATACTGTCCTGTAGCCGCTTGTCCGGCAGCAGATATGCCCACAACTAAATCATTTTGTCCTGTGAGGCGGTGCAACCAGACTTCAAACCCTGCCAAGATTGTCGTCATCAAGCTACAACCCAGTTTTGTCCCTAGTTGTTTGAGGTGAGTGACGAGTTCTGGGTTTAATTGCCAATCTTCACGGGCCGAGTTAAAGGTTCGCAGTGGTGGACGCTGGCGATCTGTGGGAAAATCTACCACCGGTACAGAGTTAGCGAACTGATCTAACCAATATTGTTCTGTGGTAATTGCTTCGGGATTTTCTGCCTCGTCTGCTTGTAAAATGGCGTACTCACTAAAACAGTCTGGTTCTGCCAAATCTGCATTTTTCCCTTGCTGCAAGGCAGAATACATTTGTCCCAAATCTGGCATCAGTACTGCCCAAGACCAACCATCGCAAATAATATGATGGGCAGTCAAAGTCACTAAATGCTCTTGTGGATGCAGTTTGATAATTTGGGCGCGAAAGAGGGGGCCATGTTCCAAGTCAAATGGTTTCTCTACCTCTTGTCGTAGCAAACTCGCCACTTTTGCCTCTTGATCTGACTGTTCTACAGCAGAAAGGTCAATGGTGGGGATGTCAATTGACAAGGCAGCTACTATACAGAGTGTACTGCCATCAGTGCTGAAGGTTGTCCGTAAGGCTTCGTGGCGTTGGACTAATTGTTGTAAGGCTGACTGGAGGGCTGCTAAATCTAGTTTTCCTTTGAGGCGCAAGGATTGGGATTCGTTGTATGCACAATTGGCAGCATCCCCCATCTGTACAGATGCCCAAATTTCTTTTTGCGATTCGGTGGCAGGAGCCGTTAATAGTAATTCTCCATCTGCAAACGGATCAAAATCAACAGACGTTAATTGAGAATCTACTGGTAATAAACTCATAGAACCACCTTAATTATCTAAAAAAATGTAAAAAAATATTAAATCTAAATTCGTTTGCGAGAAAGGTAACATTATGGGGATTTATATCTTCTCACAAATGCTGCGGATAATTCCATGAATAACTCAATGACTAACAGTTAATTTATTGACGATAAACATATTTCTTTACAAAACTCATTGACTTTAAATAGCTACGCATAGGCAGTTCTATAAATTGGTAAGTCAGTGATGCTATCAATAATACAGCCGTGACAAACAGACCCAAACTCATCCAAGTCTGATATTCATGGAAATCGCTACCAAAATTTACATGAAATTTATAAAACCAGAAAAGCTTTAAGAATTCTTGTAAAAACCAATGAATCATGTAAATTGAGTAAGATATAGTCCCCAAATATAGCATGATAGATGAGTTTAGTAGTTTGGTGATGAAACCATTACTATGAATAGATACAGCTAAAATTAGTAGAGAAAAGGCTGGTAGCACTAGCCAGTCATGAACACTACGAATAAACCGCAAGTCACCCCAGTTGTACTGCATAATGAAGACAATCCAGACTATAGCTATGACTGCTATTATATCCAGGTTAAAAAAAGTTTTTTGGGTACTACGACAATAAAATTTGTAACTTAAAATACCAAGTACGCATTCTAGACCACATCTAGCGATCGCCGGAATGCCAATAATATTATTTAGATTCCCAGCAGCAATGAATATTACTAGCAACATCCCAATTAAAGTGGTGATGTATATTTGTAAATCACGTTTTTGGGGTGTTTTTAATAAGCAAAATAAGAGAATCGGAAATACGCAGTAAATGACGAACTCTACACTAATAGACCAAGCTGGTTCATTCCAGTAGGTATCACATTTAAATAAAGGTGGACAATTTAAGTCAAAAGCTTGTAAAAGCACAACATTGGCAAAAAGAGCCGTCAAGTTAAACTTGCCAGTGAAAGCAGGAAGATTGAGCCAGAATAGTTTGACTATTTCCATGCCAATAAACAGCAAGAGCATGAATAAATGTAGAGGATAAATTCTGGCGAAGCGGGAGAATAAATAAGAGCGATATTTATCTCCACTCACACCAGAGTCAAAATGGCTGACATAAACGTGAGCCATAATAAAACCGCTTAAAATGAAGAAGAAATCTACCGATAAATAACCATTACGGAAAAAATCACTATGGGATGAAAACATCATCCCTACTTGCGGTAAACCGTAATAAGCAAAATGGTGAATAACTACAATTAAAGCAGCTATTCCTCGCAGGGAAGTTAAGGGTTTGATGTATTTAGACATGGCCTCAATTAACGCTTAATCCATTTCTTCATACCTATGAATAATTCTGCAAGCGATCGCAGTTTCATCACCCCTGAACGAATTAGCTCATACTTATTTCCTGGCTTACGTTTCGAGAGTAACCCCATCACCCAGATTTTGATTTTGTCTGACAGCGCCGATTTACCTGGTGGTTTAGGCTCTAAACGGAGTTGCCGCAAGATAAAATTGACTTGATAAATCCGCGCCTGTAAATCATAGGGACGCATACAGAAATGAACACCCATAGCGACCGAATAGCTATTACCGTTTTGAAAACAATGAGGCGCGCGGACTGGATGATGGACTCCCTTACCCGCTACTAAAGGATAGACATTGGCTTTCTTTTGTTTCTCTTGTGTGTAATTGGCTGCACTTAAATCACCAATGTAATATCGCTCAATTTCTTGCTCACTGAGAATTGTGGGATCATAGGGATTGAAAATATTAGCCGTCCTAGCACCGTGAATCTGGAAGAGAAAGGTTGATTCATGGTCAATGTGATAGGGCGTAATCGAGTGGGGAGAAGCCACAAAAATATAGGCATCTCGCCATGTGATCTGTTTGTGCAGAGGTACACCCGTGAGTTCTTCTAGTTCGCCAATGATTTGCTCTAGCAACGCTCTGTATTCTGGCACAATCTGCACATTGTAAAGCAATAACCAAGACTCAGAGTCTTCAATCTGCGCTAGACATTCCGCAACTTGATCTTTGGGTGGGATGTCTGCCCATTTGCGGTCTACAGATACTTTGCTACTCTGACAAGTGATTCTGCCGTTTTGGCTGAGGATAGTATCTGCCAGTGTCACCAAGCGGGGTAGATCGAATAATGGATGATCAGCCAAATTGTGAGAGAACATGAAAGGCGATCGGTTAAACTTCTCTGTAAAGGTTGAGGTATCTGTCTCAATAATGCGCTCAGGAATTATTAAGGGGGATTGACTACGGGAATTTAATTGCTGATTTGTTAATGACATATAAAAAATTGTTTTTGCTAACTTTTAAAAAAAATTTCTTTGGGCTTGATAACCCAAAGACTAAGCATTTAAGCAACACTAGCCACTTGTAAATATTTACCTGGTCTTTGGGGATCAGGAATATACCACGCCGGATTACCTTCAGGATCTCGCCCTAATTTAGCTCCGGGTTGGGGAGGACGGTTGCGAAAGTTGTCAGGTTTTGCTTGTTCTGGATTTTGCCTTGGTGCAGCAAAGAAACCAGCTGCTTGCATTTCGGCAATACTTTCTTTAAAAGCTGCCATTGCCAAAGCTAAATCAGTAGCGGAATGGGCTGTAGTTAGGAAACAAGGACGGTGATCCCAAATATGCACTCCCTTGTCTCGCATTAAGTAAAACAGCAAGTCTCCGTAGGGAAACTCTGGTGCAGACTTAACCATGAACAGTGAGCCAAAATTATACACAGTGTATGGAGCTTGCATTTGCTGGAAATAGCCCATCAATTCTGCAACAAACTTATCGGTTTTGGCGTTTAATTCTTGCTGCAAGCTAGGGCCGTTGTGTTTTAAGTGCTGGAGTACGGCTTTGGCTGCGGCTAGTGCTAGGGGATGACGGACAAATGTGCCGGCAAAGTAAGTGACACCTACTTCCGGTACAGAATCATCGCCATATTGCCAAAAGCCTCCATCTAAAGCATCCATATATTGAGATTTACCAGCAATTACCCCAATCGGTAAGCCACCACCGACAATTTTGCCGTAGGTAGCGATGTCGGCTTGGATGCCAAAATGAGCTTGAGCGCCGCCGGGATGAATTCTGAAACCTGTGACGATTTCATCAAAAATTAAGGCGATTCCCTCTTGTTCTGTAAATTGTCGCAACTGCTGAAGAAATTCTCGCGGCTGATATTCAGGACGACGGCTTTGGACAGATTCCACCATGATTCCGGCTAATTCATCAGCCCGACTTTTGAGAATATCTAGTGCGT
Coding sequences within it:
- a CDS encoding acyltransferase is translated as MSKYIKPLTSLRGIAALIVVIHHFAYYGLPQVGMMFSSHSDFFRNGYLSVDFFFILSGFIMAHVYVSHFDSGVSGDKYRSYLFSRFARIYPLHLFMLLLFIGMEIVKLFWLNLPAFTGKFNLTALFANVVLLQAFDLNCPPLFKCDTYWNEPAWSISVEFVIYCVFPILLFCLLKTPQKRDLQIYITTLIGMLLVIFIAAGNLNNIIGIPAIARCGLECVLGILSYKFYCRSTQKTFFNLDIIAVIAIVWIVFIMQYNWGDLRFIRSVHDWLVLPAFSLLILAVSIHSNGFITKLLNSSIMLYLGTISYSIYMIHWFLQEFLKLFWFYKFHVNFGSDFHEYQTWMSLGLFVTAVLLIASLTYQFIELPMRSYLKSMSFVKKYVYRQ
- a CDS encoding non-ribosomal peptide synthetase translates to MSLLPVDSQLTSVDFDPFADGELLLTAPATESQKEIWASVQMGDAANCAYNESQSLRLKGKLDLAALQSALQQLVQRHEALRTTFSTDGSTLCIVAALSIDIPTIDLSAVEQSDQEAKVASLLRQEVEKPFDLEHGPLFRAQIIKLHPQEHLVTLTAHHIICDGWSWAVLMPDLGQMYSALQQGKNADLAEPDCFSEYAILQADEAENPEAITTEQYWLDQFANSVPVVDFPTDRQRPPLRTFNSAREDWQLNPELVTHLKQLGTKLGCSLMTTILAGFEVWLHRLTGQNDLVVGISAAGQAATGQYNLVGHCVNLLPLRSHVNSEQSFSDYLQARRSPVLDAYDHQQFTFGSLVRKLSLPRDASRIPLVPIIFNIDQGLASDKLPFAGLEVEFFSNPRSFENFEIFINATELRGQLTLECQYNTNLFAADTIRRRLAELETLLSGIVANPNQTIASLPLLPAFEQQLLADWNNTTKTYSQDLCIHQLFAAQVEKTPEAIAIIFADQQLTYRELNHRANQLAHHLQTLGVKPEVLVGLCVERSVEMVIGVLAILKAGGAYLPLDYTYPPERLAFMLQDAQVSILLTQTHLQATLPQHQAQTICLDSDWQTTTEELPNPTSDVTPDNLAYLIYTSGSTGQPKGVQIEHRSAVNLLHSIQQAPGLTAEDTLLSVTSLSFDIAVSEVFLPLITGAKLVLASRAEAADGNQLLKLLNTHSVTFMQPTPITWRLLLAAGWQGSPQLKMISTGEALPRDLANQLLPMGKVLWNLYGPTETTIWATGCQVVPTDQPINIGHPIANTQTYILDAHLQPVPVGIPGELYIGGAGLARGYLNRPDLTSERFIPNPFSTDPQSRLYKTGDLTRYLPNGEIEYLGRIDYQVKVRGFRIELGEIEATMAQHPAVKEAVVVVREDIPDEKTLVGYLVAKQAAELELLGDAHIQDWNQRWDLLYESALKNATPESLQNQTLSDAAIIKQLTNQDNFEAQVQEWLEQTVARILALKPSRVMEIGCGTGQILLEVAPQCTYYLGTDYAAPAIQALQKQLQSSTKNLPEVVLDHRSADDFQGIEPDSFDTVIINSVVQYFPDAGYLQQVLEKAAKAVKTGGWIYVGDVQSYGLLPTYHAMDQLKRSPASMLIDKFQTIVENRVKNEDELVVDPGFFYALKQQIPEIGHMEFQLRRGNLWNETTQFHYDVFLYIGTPEKINNQPTWHDWLDEQLTITELRRILETTKPEYYCLNRIPNARLQTEVQALAWLQQDQNLATVGDLQAKLQTVAPGIDPEHLWQLGAEFPYKVDLRWSDAAKDGYIEAVFLRLDQAMQIASPPPQQISGATANSPMLKQAENYQLIPELRQFLKQRLPEHMVPATLMILEAMPLTPNGKVDRQALPKPDLVRLELEANYLAPRTPTEQQIADIWTQVLRLERVGVHNNFFELGGHSLLGTQVMARLYQTFQVKLPLSILFEVPTIADLAKRIEVITMSAQTWQAPQSDLTEDDEEGEI